A single Cucumis melo cultivar AY chromosome 4, USDA_Cmelo_AY_1.0, whole genome shotgun sequence DNA region contains:
- the LOC103486616 gene encoding alpha carbonic anhydrase 1, chloroplastic, with translation MAPPFSSIFAFSLLFVGVLVQAHDQVGQSAVFTYEGSHGPEKWGSLSPSYATCSNGKFQSPVDISKDNSVFGKKLQTLVRKYNIANATLTNNGVNIGVHFWKNSGGVAIIDGKNYTLKQLHWHSPAEHRLNGKQYAAELHLVHQADDGTYSVIAILLQIGDPEPLLAKIHDKLVELANEKCGSNEEAHIALGDLDTKHLRKKTRKYFRYIGSLTTPPCTENVIWNVLGKVRTISQQQVDALKAPLNPVYKNNARPVQPLYGRKIEIYDELSKH, from the exons ATGGCTCCTCCATTTTCCTCTATTTTCGCTTTCTCTCTTTTGTTTGTTGGTGTTTTGGTGCAAGCCCACGATC AGGTGGGTCAATCGGCTGTATTTACTTATGAGGGTTCACATGGACCTGAAAAATGGGGAAGCTTGAGCCCAAGTTATGCAACTTGCTCCAATGGGAAATTCCAATCACCGGTAGACATTTCGAAGGATAACAGTGTATTTGGGAAGAAGCTTCAAACACTAGTTAGAAAATACAATATTGCTAATGCTACACTTACCAATAACGGCGTCAACATTGGG GTACACTTTTGGAAGAATTCAGGAGGAGTAGCTATCATAGATGGCAAAAACTACACCCTCAAACAATTGCATTGGCATTCTCCTGCCGAACACCGTCTCAACGGAAAGCA ATATGCAGCCGAGCTTCATCTAGTCCATCAGGCAGACGACGGCACCTACTCCGTAATTGCAATCCTCCTCCAAATCGGCGATCCCGAACCCCTACTCGCAAAG ATACATGACAAATTGGTGGAGTTAGCCAATGAAAAATGCGGCAGCAACGAAGAGGCTCACATTGCACTTGGAGACCTAGACACAAAGCACTTGAGAAAGAAGACTCGCAAATACTTCAGATACATCGGCTCTCTCACAACTCCTCCCTGCACCGAAAACGTCATATGGAACGTTCTCGGCAAG GTGAGGACGATTTCGCAGCAACAAGTGGACGCACTGAAGGCGCCATTGAATCCAGTGTATAAGAACAACGCCCGACCGGTACAGCCGCTCTATGGCCGGAAGATTGAGATCTACGACGAGCTCAGCAAGCACTGA